A region of Culicoides brevitarsis isolate CSIRO-B50_1 chromosome 1, AGI_CSIRO_Cbre_v1, whole genome shotgun sequence DNA encodes the following proteins:
- the LOC134837480 gene encoding regulating synaptic membrane exocytosis protein 2: protein MTDMPDLSHLTPEERAIIENVMQRQKQEEDRENEIMRRKQDEVTFLEDTIRQQQRRAGADLEATCHICLKTKFADGIGHVCHYCNIRCCARCGGKVTLRSNKVIWVCILCRKKQELLSKTGQWIGKQSSPVSFCRVGSDGKSILSPFDSSDKRPKLERTRSAAEKENLPLQHTSSMLRRQYSQQETPTCRRLSTTESSVEVNPSQRRMQPKLPQPPYHNHPQNDFNHQQTHHYSSSSQQHHYTRSLPYSGQSGSMRYEDDTDPRYYQGEIEGLMRSHPHLVHPMQQKYTSTQPNQMHDLIPKSRHRRHLISGGPYMPHQRSFSSSEEDIREYEVGHSLLYDNQALDTNHQQTEYRYPQQPLNNPGKLDVHQRNTYNRNIHNRYHSLNESSVISQVGQSSSTLLPQVVVCDVTTCTTNASPTLSNVDNNNQYSALHNLHNQINRYAQPSSTSISGTANVGGDSDSYWEESTDSRRFTERRKKTVRFDGQDSDDWTRWENERQGSQDSATKDSGIDTSSTFTSSEDSNRGDGPKHPVSWQVSSDGGRIIGHMILRKNLDGEDILGLKIVGGKSFPNGTRAAIVEKVKRGSIADQEGHIKAGDEVIEWNGQSLQNKSVQEVYDIIYDSKTDSQVELIVSRPLAILNRKIVQESWRQSHSPTRVQTQQRCRDSYDRSEKPSLLVTSPGSPDCQIKSNSASICGRYANRLTPGSIASQQSNIGGRIQIKLGFEISTLNVIITIICAADLTYRSNGDLRSPYATVFLLPDRSEKSKRRTKTIANTNDPRWGQTFLYSGLRRVDLNSRLLEISVWDYVRFGKNVFLGEVILELGNHPLDDEAEWYILQQYEMSQNNLARRDVDLSQSNEIEMISTPTDHLSPPSTLSRFSDSDTTSEVDFDGINTGRDGASISSIGSSTSPPPEVDLIERRSRRDVSPQGQRKLGGMVSKDYRTVSGVGQSYYNQSSTNRRSETMTQAHRSHSATPGDYYPRGSRRGSLSPPDNRYSEYPVLPIQPQTSSKSATVTPTGSPKKRQLPQVPHVASRSSAIFLHESDDRESNQRYSRQRARQQLSKQPTYRSTGMGGWERHYSGLSDSDLTSHTETSLRPRHSLSPDRDFLGEFADSDMESVVSVTSSAFSTQSERPRGSRVTRRVIKHRSLPLTRPRSVIPTENKNISKTRKILSEIASGQLSFTLPKTQSIYSISASMSENDNINSVPAMQIDCQIHNISGEKQLFLSEQCLFLREKPANRIMLPEIINSNSSDLSHENDIKFNENKLNSETDLICTSIPIEKVFTNFENIIIEPNDFATLRSAFSEQNLLQDMEVLTNLFGEKKVKSERTYQPNKFFFSDDNNMTKKDIIDDISTSKQYTKSHSTINLHEQNVRRRLPDIPKFKKLRPVTIHTSFVPIDYVDRSTKRLFKPLDIEKNSTDNQINKSVLKGLSAKCLNRDEIKLFTKRSRSLPAKIKTATDVLDSNRINEYDAPFSYMKNQSATCNMFNEEIRNALLTQTEIREKYGDSDKSDIKNINKVKTLREKKQKIEGKRHYEKSKKYMNIEYADDNVFLNCKENNEQRKNKKINNDNYYPKPKYNSDLYINNLFCHNRPASLHGDSIIDNKKHDYRRTSSLDGLNNFTNKLTHKTRHSSVSINDHPSIYEYIKSPSSPQKTCIHCANYKHANIASCIPSPQNGIALLSTSPKRTSLKKSNTTSSNCVVNSGAIKKTKRTISNSEYDERSRDKIKYREDQQHQKGSVRRRTDRDRQRDLERKREQEQLDGTMSSDQERGSSHQSTIDRSFSNNEGTPDDKIDGSLSDTAVGLQCLDSARRRHDQRSPKTATPTSERSIGISGMGKKSNSTSQLSATGRKRRLGFGKRGKTSFTVQRSEEVLPGEMRGGLSRGSSASSDGEGSELGDRWSPSLRITDSGQLSEFIDGLGPGQLVGRQVLGAPALGDIQLSMCRQKGFLEVEVIRARGLQSRPGSKVLPAPYVKVYLVQGKKCVAKAKTTTARKTLDPLYQQQLAFREPFDGCVLQVTVWGDYGRIEGKKVFMGVAQIMLDDLNLTNIVIGWYKLFGTTSLVSGTPTINLSRRSSITSFESLKLLN, encoded by the exons ATGACAGACATGCCGGATTTGTCACACTTAACTCCCGAGGAGCGGGCAATTATAGAAAATGTTATGCAGCGACAGAAACAAGAAGAGGATagagaaaatgaaattatgaG GCGAAAACAAGATGAAGTAACATTTTTGGAAGATACAATACGACAACAGCAGAGAAGGGCCGGTGCAGACCTTGAAGCTACATGCCACATTTGTCTTAAAACTAAATTCGCTGATGGCATTGGACACGTATGTCATTATTGCAATATTAGATGTTGTGCAAGATGTGGGGGAAAAGTAACTTTACGAAGTAACAAAGTAATATGGGTGTGTATTTTATGTAGAAAAAAGCAAGAATTGCTTTCAAAAACAGGTCAGTGGATTGGTAAACAATCAAGTCCAGTGTCCTTTTGCAGAGTAGGATCAGACGGAAAG tcCATTTTAAGTCCTTTTGATTCCTCTGACAAACGTCCGAAGCTAGAACGTACAAGAAGTGCcgctgaaaaagaaaatttaccaTTGCAACATACAAGCAGTATGTTAAGACGACAATATTCACAACAAGAAACACCTACTTGTAGACGATTGTCGACAACTGAAAGTAGCGTAGAAGTCAATCCTTCACAACGAAGGATGCAACCAAAACTTCCACAGCCTCCATATCATAATCATCcacaaaatgattttaatcatCAACAGACTCATCATTATTCATCATCGTCACAACAACATCACTACACCCGTTCGTTACCATATTCAGGACAATCAGGTAGTATGAGATACGAAGATGATACAGATCCTAGATACTATCAG gGAGAAATTGAAGGTCTTATGCGGTCACACCCTCATCTAGTTCACCCAATGCAACAAAAATACACCTCAACACAACCAAATCAAATGCATGATTTAATACCAAAATCAAGACATCGTCGACACCTTATCAGTGGTGGTCCTTATATGCCACATCAAAGATCTTTTAGTAGTTCAGAAGAAGACATTAGAGAATATGAag TGGGACATTCGTTACTTTATGATAATCAAGCATTGGACACTAATCATCAGCAAACTGAATATCGATATCCTCAACAACCTTTAAATAATCCTGGAAAACTGGATGTACATCAAAGAAACACATACAATCGAAATATCCATAATAGATATCATTCATTGAATGAAAGCTCTGTTATCAGCCAGGTAGGCCAATCATCATCTACTTTATTACCGCAAGTTGTGGTGTGTGATGTAACAACTTGTACAACAAATGCTTCGCCAACTTTGTCAAACGTTGATAACAATAATCAATACAGTGCATTGCATAATTTacataatcaaataaatcgtTATGCACAGCCATCATCGACGTCTATAAGCGGTACTGCTAATGTTGGAGGCGATTCAGATTCATACTGGGAAGAATCAACAGACAGTAGACGTTTTACGGAACGAAGAAAGAAAACTGTTCGTTTTGATGGACAAGACTCGGATGATTGGACCCGTTGGGAAAATGAAAGACAAGGTAGTCAAGACTCGGCAACAAAAGATTCAGGCATTGACACTAGTAGTACGTTTACAAGCAGTGAAGATTCAAATCGTGGCGACGGTCCTAAG CATCCAGTGAGTTGGCAAGTGTCATCGGATGGAGGTCGAATTATTGGACACAtgattttacgtaaaaatttagACGGAGAAGATATTTtaggattaaaaattgttggtGGGAAATCATTTCCAAATGGAACACGAGCAGCTATCGTTGAAAAGGTAAAACGTGGCTCAATAGCTGATCAAGAGGGACATATAAAAGCAG GTGATGAAGTGATAGAGTGGAATGGTCAATCACTGCAAAATAAAAGTGTACAAGAAGTGTACGATATTATCTACGATAGTAAAACAGATTCTCAAGTTGAATTAATAGTTTCACGTCCCCTAGCAATACTAAATCGCAAGATCGTACAAGAATCATGGCGACAGTCACATTCACCGACACGTGTTCAGACACAACAACGTTGTAGAG ATTCATATGATCGTTCTGAAAAACCAAGTTTGTTAGTAACTTCCCCTGGGTCACCAGAttgtcaaataaaaagtaatagtGCTTCGATTTGTGGACGGTATGCGAATCGTTTAACACCAGGCAGTATTGCCTCTCAGCAAAGCAATATTGGTGGAAGAATTCAAATAAAGTTGGGTTTTGAGATTAGTACTTTGAATGTCATAATAACTATTATTTGCGCTGCTGATTTGACATATCGATCAAATGGTGACCTGAGAAGTCCTTATGCTACA gtttttttACTGCCTGATCGTtctgaaaaatctaaaaggcGCACGAAAACAATAGCAAACACAAATGATCCTCGATGGGGCCAAACATTTCTTTATTCTGGACTTCGAAGAGTCGATTTAAATAGTCGTTTACTTGAg ATATCCGTATGGGATTATGTGCGTTTtggtaaaaatgtttttttgggtGAAGTAATATTAGAATTGGGAAATCATCCACTTGATGATGAAGCAGAGTGGTACATACTTCAACAATACGAGATGTCGCAGAACAATTTA GCACGTCGAGATGTGGATTTGTCTCAATCAAATGAAATAGAAATGATTTCAACACCGACTGATCATTTATCGCCACCAAGTACGTTATCCCGATTTAGTGATTCAGATACAACTTCAGAAGTTGACTTTGATGGTATAAATACAGGGCGTGATGGTGCCAGTATATCTTCTATAGGCAGCTCGACGAGTCCGCCACCAGAg GTGGATTTGATTGAACGTCGATCTAGACGTGACGTGTCTCCACAAGGACAACGAAAATTAGGTGGTATGGTTTCAAAAGATTATCGAACCGTATCAGGAGTAGGGCAATCATATTATAATCAA TCATCGACCAACCGACGTAGTGAAACAATGACACAAGCTCATCGTAGCCATTCAGCAACTCCGGGAGACTATTACCCACGAGGCAGTCGTCGTGGCTCATTATCACCTCCAGATAATCGTTATTCTGAATATCCAGTTCTTCCAATTCAACCTCAAACATCATCTAAATCGGCTACAGTTACACCAACTGGTTCTCCAAAGAAAAGGCAATTGCCACAAGTACCTCATGTAGCTAGTAGAAGTTCAGCTATATTCTTACACGAGTCTGACGACAGAGAAAGCAATCAGAGATACAGCAGGCAACGTGCAAGGCAGCAGTTATCAAAACAACCAACTTATAGGAGTACTGGAATGGGGG gttgggAACGTCATTATTCAGGACTATCTGATAGTGATTTGACCTCTCACACAGAAACAAGCTTACGACCAAGACATTCCTTATCTCCCGATAGAGACTTTCTGGGAGAATTTGCTGACTCTGATATGGAATCAGTAGTAAGCGTTACCTCAAGTGCTTTTTCAACTCAATCAGAACGTCCACGTGGCTCCCGCGTTACCag ACGGGTTATAAAACATCGGAGTCTTCCTTTGACAAGACCACGTTCAGTTATACCGaccgaaaataaaaacatttcaaaaactcgaaaaattttatcagaaatagCTTCTGGACAATTATCTTTTACACTACCTAAAACACAATCAATATATTCTATTTCTGCTTCAATGAGTGAAAACGACAATATTAATAGTGTTCCAGCGATGCAAATCGATTGTCAAATACATAATATTTCCGgtgaaaaacaattatttttaagtgaacaatgtttatttttaagagaaaagcCTGCAAATAGAATTATGCTACCTGAAATTATAAACTCAAACTCTAGTGATTTATCTCatgaaaatgatataaaattcaatgaaaataaacttaataGTGAGACAGATTTGATATGTACATCAATACCAATTGAAAAGGTTTTTAccaatttcgaaaatattataattgaaCCAAACGATTTTGCCACCCTAAGGTCAGCTTTTTCTGAACAAAACCTTTTACAAGACATGGAAGTACtgacaaatttatttggaGAAAAGAAAGTTAAAAGTGAGCGGACATATCaacctaataaattttttttttctgatgataataatatgacaaaaaaagacattATAGATGATATTTCAACTTCGAAACAATATACTAAGTCACATTCAACAATAAACTTACATGAGCAAAATGTTAGACGGCGACTTCCAGATattcctaaatttaaaaaactccgGCCAGTTACCATACATACAAGCTTTGTTCCTATTGATTATGTCGATAGATCAACAAAACGGTTATTTAAACCATTAGATATAGAAAAAAACTCAACAgacaatcaaataaataaatcggtGCTAAAGGGACTATCAGCAAAATGTTTGAATAGAGATGAGATAAAACTGTTTACGAAACGTTCACGTTCATTACcagctaaaataaaaacagcaaCTGACGTACTTGATTCCAATAGAATAAATGAGTATGATGCACCATTTTCTTACATGAAGAATCAATCAGCTACATGCAATATGTTTAATGAGGAAATACGGAATGCTTTGTTAACTCAGACGGAAATCCGTGAAAAGTATGGTGATAGTGATAAAAGtgatatcaaaaatataaataaagtaaaaacattgagggaaaaaaaacaaaaaatcgaaggTAAAAGGCATTATgaaaagtctaaaaaatatatgaacatCGAATATGCCGATGATAATGTTTTCTTAAATTGTAAAGAAAACaatgaacaaagaaaaaacaaaaaaatcaacaatgataattattatccAAAACCTAAATATAATAGTGAtttatacataaataatttattttgccaTAATAGACCTGCATCATTACATGGTGACTCGATTatagataataaaaaacatgaCTATAGACGAACTAGTAGTTTAGATggactaaataattttacaaataaattgacaCATAAGACTAGACATAGTTCTGTTAGTATTAATGATCATCCTAGTATTTATGAATACATAAAATCTCCTTCATCGCCTCAAAAAACATGTATACATTGTGCTAATTATAAACACGCTAACATTGCTTCTTGTATTCCCTCTCCTCAAAACGGTATTGCTTTGTTGTCCACATCTCCTAAACGtacatcattaaaaaaatcaaacacgaCATCTTCAAATTGTGTTGTAAATTCTGgtgctataaaaaaaacaaaacgtaCTATAAGCAACAGTGAATATGATGAACGATCtagagataaaataaaatacagagAAGACCAGCAACACCAAAAAGGATCGGTTCGTCGAAGAACTGATAGAGATAGACAGAGAGACTTGGAGCGAAAGCGAGAACAAGAACAGTTAGACGGAACAATGAGTAGTGATCAAGAACGAGGAAGCTCACATCAAAGTACTATTGATAGAAGCTTTTCAAATAATGAAGGAACGCCTGATGATAAAATAG ATGGCAGCTTAAGTGACACGGCTGTTGGACTTCAATGCTTAGATTCAGCAAGACGTCGCCATGATCAAAGATCCCCTAAGACTGCAACACCAACAAGTGAACGAAGCATAGGTATAAGTGGAATGGGTAAAAAGAGTAATTCAACGTCACAACTCTCAGCAACAG gtcgAAAAAGACGGTTGGGATTTGGCAAACGTGGCAAAACCTCCTTTACTGTACAACGAAGCGAAGAAGTTCTACCTGGAGAGATGCGCGGAGGCCTCTCTAGAGGATCCTCGGCATCTAGCGATGGTGAAGGAAGCGAGTTAGGCGACAG atGGTCACCGTCATTAAGAATCACAGATAGTGGTCAATTATCAGAATTTATTGACGGGCTTGGACCAGGGCAACTAGTTGGACGACAAGTTTTAGGTGCTCCTGCTTTAGGTGATATTCAATTATCAATGTGTCGACAAAAAGGATTTCTAGAAGTTGAGGTGATCAGAGCTAGAGGTCttcaa TCTAGACCTGGCTCGAAAGTTTTACCAGCTCCTTATGTAAAAGTATATTTAGTGCAAGGTAAAAAATGTGTGGCAAAAGCAAAAACTACAACTGCAAGAAAAACTTTAGATCCACTTTATCAGCAGCAATTAGCCTTTCGAGAACCATTTGATGGATGTGTGCTACAA gTGACTGTTTGGGGTGATTATGGACGAATTGAGGGTAAAAAGGTGTTCATGGGAGTAGCTCAAATTATGTTGGATGACTTGAATTTGACGAATATAGTAATAGGATGGTACAAACTATTTGGAACAACATCATTGGTCAGTGGTACACCAACTATCAACTTATCTAGGCGATCTTCAATCACATCATTTGAATCACTCAAACTATTAAATTAG
- the LOC134833576 gene encoding 1-acyl-sn-glycerol-3-phosphate acyltransferase alpha-like gives MIYSNSGLELLFVIFMLSFVFLFESSSTFRYYCKYSFYYAFVMFESVFMIPLFLINAKNVSNLVWAGYVTRPISMFLGIKWELRGKEILSQDKTFVIVANHQSSIDVLGMFQIWHIMNKCTVVAKKELLYAFPFSLAAWLCGLIFIDRKHADKAKASINDAAEYIKSNRIKLWIFPEGTRRNTRKIHEFKKGAFHFALANQLPILPVVISSYSSFLDDQQHRFDQGKVIITTLPPIMTIGLKIDDIEDLMERTRNIMIKTYNETSKEIDAIHNSSKFTKKFRFLPKLTDFTLRPSIRTVDLG, from the exons atgatttactcCAACTCGGGTTTAGAACtcttatttgtaattttcatgttgtcttttgtttttctttttgaaagttCTTCTACGTTTCGATATTATTGCAAGTATTCTTTTTACTATGCTTTTGTTATGTTTGAGTCGGTTTTTATGATTCctctatttttgattaatgcaaaaaatgtttcaaacttGGT ttGGGCTGGATATGTTACACGACCGATTTCTATGTTTTTGGGTATAAAATGGGAGTTGCGAGGCAAAGAAATCCTTAGCCAAGATAAAACATTTGTAATTGTAGCCAATCATCAAAGTTCCATTGATGTTCTTGGAATGTTTCAAATTTGGCATATAATGAATAAATGCACAGTTGTAGCAAAAAAGGAACTGTTATATGCTTTTCCATTTAGTTTGGCAGCGTGGTTATGTGGTTTAATATTCATTGACCGGAAGCATGCAGATAAGGCAAAAGCATCAATAAATGACGCTGCTGAATATATTAAAAGCAACCGTATAAAATTATGGATTTTTCCAGAAGGAACTCGAAGAAACACTAGAAAGattcatgaatttaaaaaggGAGCATTTCATTTTGCATTAGCAAATCAGTTGCCTATATTACCAGTGGTTATTAGTTCATACTCTTCATTTTTGGATGACCAACAACATCGCTTCGATCAAGGAAAAGTAATCATCACTACATTACCTCCTATTATGACGATTGGATTAAAAATAGACGACATAGAAG acttGATGGAACGTACACGCAACATTATGATCAAGACATATAATGAAACATCTAAAGAAATTGATGCTATACACAATTCgtcaaaatttactaaaaagttTAGGTTTCTACCTAAACTTACAGATTTCACTTTAAGGCCATCGATTCGAACCGTTGATCTCGGATAa
- the LOC134828058 gene encoding uncharacterized protein LOC134828058, which translates to NQVEPPVHINSAFQLKSILKQSGGLSLSEVLQQKNVSLSDLLEGKQIALAALFQNSNSKREFDSKNKTKSSVEVVTTQINNFENENLSHDQTESPIQREKKEYRIRNFIRSKNTPMISESSGFLPTRKNDFSTRQKLQDDTSNNNLIENINLYKDEDTRVFPSVETKQMALNPVVPVHREKLERRPIKNVIPRIRPDFTNSKVVKPEDSFVNNKRRKFNTTISKEQERDKLAPNINFRDRIPGKRFESSEKNVTSTNTVKKSFRDQFVTSTTPKNIDIIRNRLHVKPRIRLPSRTASRIKITTTTEFPTTFAVFTDDFFDETTKPLFNSVELTTTKLEVSDVETVEKNIQEKKSKDNFSTPREGMPASRIQKIQQKSKHSTPTTVNITNRFFNITTSYKLPTTAKPKVIKSTQNSFHLATESSEIDLLAEKNEIIQLLEDRRHGLKLNKVLQQSNMTIDDLMEHRKRGSSHVHLQELLKTKRKLAEKTKAEDKIDIVTAFENFPRFNIGNLKSIQPDDIKTDSQGFSYFTSIINIRPTDEIYKEARALQDIHKYAKESNRQYKTLTFNEDDNEDNRNSTEIQLKSLSFPELNSESKIEIRQNILRETTNQRSGGVKSAIIVSSCIVITTLVLFSFLLAVYRWRQSRKRKLNYTESYEIAKGRLPIIHKEPLKDKKFSPVLCAKHRNSSGRISRLTTMDPNSSEIHNYLGWGPVKNVSQ; encoded by the coding sequence aatcaagTAGAACCACCAGTACATATAAATTCTGCGTTCcaattgaaatcaattttaaaacagtCAGGTGGTTTAAGTTTAAGCGAAGTattgcagcaaaaaaatgtttcattgtcGGATCTTTTAGAAGGGAAACAAATAGCTCTGGCagctttatttcaaaattcaaattcaaaacgaGAATtcgattcaaaaaataaaacaaaatcttCCGTTGAAGTAGTTacaacacaaataaataatttcgaaaatgaaaatttaagccaTGATCAAACAGAGTCCCCAATTCAACGTGAGAAAAAAGAGTATcgcataagaaattttatcagaTCTAAAAATACACCAATGATATCTGAAAGCTCTGGCTTCTTGCCAACtagaaaaaatgacttttccaCACGACAAAAGTTGCAAGACGATACATCAAATaacaatttgattgaaaacatTAACTTATATAAAGATGAAGATACTCGAGTTTTTCCATCCgttgaaacaaaacaaatggcTTTAAATCCAGTTGTGCCTGTGCATCGAGAAAAATTGGAAAGACGTCCAATCAAAAATGTAATTCCGAGAATCAGACCAGATTTTACAAACAGTAAGGTAGTTAAACCAGAAGACTCTTTTGTgaataataaaagaagaaaatttaatacaactATTTCAAAAGAGCAGGAACGGGATAAATTGGCacctaatattaattttcgtgATAGAATACCTGGTAAAAGGTTCGAATCGTCAGAAAAGAATGTGACAAGTACTAACacagtaaaaaaatcatttagagATCAATTTGTGACAAGTACAACACCAAAAAATATAGATATTATCAGAAATCGATTGCATGTCAAACCTCGGATTCGTTTACCATCTAGAACTGCTTCGAGGATCAAAATCACAACTACTACTGAATTTCCAACTACATTTGCAGTTTTtactgatgatttttttgatgaaacgaCAAAACCACTTTTCAATAGTGTAgaattaacaacaacaaaactggAAGTGTCCGATGTTGAAAcagtggaaaaaaatatacaagaaaaaaaatcaaaagataatttttcaacaccAAGAGAAGGTATGCCAGCTTCGCGTATccaaaaaatccaacaaaagaGCAAGCACAGCACACCAACAACGGTAAACATAACCAATCGGTTTTTCAATATAACAACATCATATAAATTACCAACAACCGCAAAACCTAAAGTCATTAAAAGCActcaaaattcttttcatCTAGCTACAGAATCTAGTGAAATAGACCTTTTAGCGGAGAAAAATGAGATAATTCAATTATTGGAAGACAGAAGACACggcttaaaattgaacaaagtaTTACAGCAAAGTAATATGACAATTGATGATTTAATGGAACATCGAAAACGTGGTTCAAGTCACGTTCATTTacaagaattattaaaaactaaacgAAAGCTTGCGGAAAAGACAAAAGCAGAAGATAAAATAGATATAGTAACAGCATTCGAAAACTTTCCTAGATTTAATATAGGAAATCTCAAAAGTATTCAACCAGATGATATAAAGACAGACTCACAGGGATTTAGCTACTTTACTTCAATTATAAATATTCGTCCAACTGACGAGATATATAAGGAAGCCCGAGCTTTGCAAGATATTCATAAATATGCAAAAGAATCTAATCGTCAATATAAAACATTAACATTTAATGAAGATGATAATGAGGACAATAGAAATTCAAccgaaattcaattgaaatctTTAAGTTTTCCTGAATTAAATAGTGaatcaaaaatagaaattcgACAAAACATTTTGAGAGAAACAACGAATCAAAGATCTGGTGGTGTTAAATCTGCCATTATTGTTAGTTCATGCATCGTTATTACAACATTAGTACTATTCTCATTTTTACTTGCTGTCTACAGGTGGCGTCAAAGTCgcaagagaaaattaaattacactgAAAGCTATGAAATTGCAAAGGGTCGTTTACCAATAATTCATAAAGAGCcgttaaaagataaaaaattttctcctgtATTATGTGCAAAGCATCGAAATAGTAGTGGACGAATAAGTCGTTTGACAACAATGGACCCCAATTCATCAGAAATTCATAACTACTTAGGTTGGGGCCCAGTAAAAAACGTTTCACAATGA